CCTCGCTGCACGCGTCCCCCGTCTCGACGCCGCGGCCCCGCATCGCGTCCCTCACCAAGATGACCAAGTTCCTGCGGTCGGCCGTCAGCAAGGGGGACGGCGGCGGGCGGCTGCTGAACGCGGGGCGCACCCCGCCCGCCCCGCCGCCGGTGGTCGAGAAGCCgaaaatcatcatcagcaccaaATCGATCTCAAACGGTTTCGattccgacgacgacgatgacgacggtggCGATGGCGGTGGCTGCAACGAGGATGACGAGCTGGTGCGAATGGGTGGTGGGGCGGGTCGTGGCAGGGCGCGATCACCGGCCAGCCCGCGCCAATCGATGACGCAGGAGGCGCCACCGCCCACGACGCTGGCGATGCTCAACGAGCGAAGAAAGCAGGAGGGAGGTGGTGAGGCGGGCGCGGCGCAGCGCAAGCCACCGGGCAGGGTGCTGAAGGTGGGCGCGCCCGAACCGGACTGCGGCAGAATCTGTGATAGTAGCAAGAGCTGTGACGACGATGTGCCATGTATAGAGCggatgggcagcagcagcagcaatagcgCCAGCAATAACCAGAACATCACCAACGGGTGCTACCAGCACGTgccgatcgtgatcgtgacgCCGCGCCCGAGCTGCCACACGCTCGACGTCGCCAACGGCGGTACCGCCCCGCCCGCATCCAGCGCACCGACcgcgagcagcagctgcagcgcgGGGCGGTCCCGTGACTGTGGCAAGGGACCAACGGTGGGGGAGAATCCGCACGCCAGCCAAGGCTCCGTGTTTGACGAGATCATCGACGTGCGGTCGTACATTTCGCAGTCGCGCAGCGACATTTCGCCGTTCGCCCGCACCGGCAGCTACCGCTCCCAGGCGGACCGTTCGTCCATCATCCACGAGATCGCGCTGTCGGCGGGTGCGCCCGGGGGCAGCAACAGTGGCACGTTCGGGCGACCCCgcagctccaccatcaccaccacgcACCATCATACGTGCAGCGAGGCGCACCAGCACGTCCGGCACGGTTCGGTCGTGGTGTGCCCGAGCTCCTCGCGGCTCCTCGGGGCGGACGGCGCGAGCCTCTCCCCATCGGCGACGTCCCGCAAGGACTCGGGCATCCGGTCGAACAGCCGGCGGTCCAGCATCCAGCACCAGCTCATGCTCATGAGCCAAACGGTGGCGCTGTCGGTGCATCGCGTCTCCGGCTACTTCACCAGCTCCCAGTCCAGCCTGTCCGGTGCGATCGTGACGTCGGCGGCGGGTGTTCCGCCCGCCCACAAACCGAACGGCAGTATGCGCCCCGGAGCTATCGGCACTGCTGCCAACAGCGGCGGCGCCGCAGCCGCCGCTCCCGGCTCTCGGTGTTGCATGGGGTTGAAAGAGCCCCATCCGGACCCGCTGGCCGCCTGCCTCCAGCAGCTGCGCAAGCAGTCCGACCTGCAGCTGATCCGCTGCGTGCGCGACAATGCCCGCTCCCAGCGCAGCTACCTGGTGAAGCCGCCGCTTCTGCCCATCTCGCTGCGCTTCAAATCGCGCCCGATGGAGCAGGAGTTCCGGTCGAAGGCGCACCGGTTCGGCAGCGAGGGCGGCGACCTGCTCGAGGGCGGCAGCCCGCCCACGCTCGCCACCCCGAAGTACAACACCTACATCGACATGCTCGTGTCGTTCGTCGTCTACCTGGCGACCTCGACCTCGCTCTTTCTGCTCTCGCCCTCGGTCTATCTCGAGTCGTACAAGGTGTGGGTGTGcatcttcgtcttcttcaGCACGGTGCAGCTGTTCGCGCTGTTCATCTGCACCAAGCAGGTGTGCCGGCGGACGCGCAAACCGACGGTGCGGCGGTCGCGCCCGGTCGCCACCCGCAGCTGCTACGACTGCCTGCTGCAGCTCGCCTCCGCCTGGTACCCGTGGCACATCTGCGGCGGCATCCTGATGTCCCTGCCGGTCATCTCGATCCTGTCCAACTTTGCGATGATGGACGTGACCAAGTTCCGGGTGTTTGAGTTCCACTACGGCTTCCTGATGTACATCTGCATCGTGCACTTCTGCAACTTTACGCAGCTGAACTGGTGGATGCGCAACGCGATGGCGTGCATCACGTCCGCCGCCTTTGTCGGCATTGCCGTCGGCCATATGGTGGAGCTGCAGGCACTGGAGGTGgccacggcggcggcggccgcggcGGCGACACTCGGTGCGAACGGGACGGCACTGCTCGCTGcgggcggcggcgacggcggcaaTGAAATGCTCCATCGCGCACAGTTCGATTGGTTCAACAACTACCGGGTGGAGATTTACgtcgatctgctgctgctgctcgtgctcgTCTGGTTCCTCAACCGGGAGTTCGAGATCGGCTACCGGCTCAGCTTTCACGGCAGCGCGGTGGCCAACCAGGACAAGATCCGGGTGCAGAACATGAAGAACCAGGCGGACATGCTGCTGCACAACATCATCCCGAAGCACGTGGCGGAGCAGCTGAAGAACACGGCCAAGTACTCGGAGAACCACCACAACATCGGCATCATCTTCGCGAGCATCGTCAACTTCAACGAGATGTACGACGAATCGTACCTCGGCGGCAAGGAGTATCTGCGCGTGCTGAACGAGCTGATCGGCGACttcgacgagctgctggccCGGCCCGAGTTCCGCTGCGTGGAGAAGATCAAAACGATCGGCAGCACGTTCATGGCGGCGTCCGGGCTCGATCCGAGCAGCCGCGGGGAAACGTACGAGCATCTGTACACGCTGCTCGACTTTGCACTGGCCATGCAGCAGGTGGTGGAGTCGTTCAACCGCGACCTGCTCGAGTTTAACCTGATCATGCGCGTCGGCTACAACTTTGGCGACGTGACGGCGGGCGTGATCGGCACGAGCAAGCTGTACTACGACATCTGGGGCGACGCGGTGAACGTGGCGAGCCGGATGGACTCGACCGGCGTGGCGGGCCGGGTGCAGGTCGGTGCCGACTGCATACCGGTGCTCGGCGAGCGGTACGACTTCGAGCCGCGGGGGAAGGTGTACGTGAAGGGCAAGGACCATATGGAAGTGTACCTGCTGGTTGGCAAGAAACCGGACCTACTGGGACCACCAGAACTAGATATAGATCCCGTCTGAGCACAATGGCGCCATCGCTTTTTTATTAGTCATTTACATACCATTCGCGCGGGGAGAGTGCTGGCGAATGGCAAGGGGACGCGATGTGTCTGGTACATCGAAacgatattgttttgtttttaattgcgCGAGCGCAAACAGCCGCGGAAAGCAACCGAAATAGCTAAGTAGGCAAAGGATAATAGCTAAAACGAAATTGAAGGTACAACCGCATCAACGCAAACGGGTGCGCAAAAGCAAACTCCTCTAGGCTAGGTCGAGTAAGCGATGTCCAGTGTAGGGCGAACGGTGTAGGTAAGAAACCGCTGATCATTAATCTCTACGGTCTCGAAAGGACAGTGGCGAAACGAAGTACGGACAACGGTGGGACGAGTACTGCACTGCACTAATGTAAACGGATGCACAAGCTACAAGCACGAAGGGTGTACACGCGCGCGATTACGATGACGCGACGAGTTTGACAAGAACTTTACGAGTTCGCTACAACGTATAGGACGAGCCGCACGGCAATATAAGAGAGGCGGTGGCGTAGACATTTTGTCCATAACAATGGCTCCTCGTCCATTGAAGACTCAAGAGGAAGCTCTACGAAATGGTTTCTCAATGCAGCTGACCAATCATCTACGCCGACTATCCTCCATCCTTTATAAAAAGTACACAGTGGTACGTCACGAGGACATTGCGTTTAACCCTGCCTACAACCACACCTGCATTCCTTcttgttatgtgtgtgtgtgtctgtctgtctgtgtcgCTTCCTGGGTGTGCCTGCAAACGAACAAAAGGAATTAGTAGTGCAGCGCTTGCATATGTTACTTGTGTCACTGTCGCGATCTTTGTCGTGCTGTCAGCTGACAGTTACACTATCTGTGTTAGTTCCACTATCTGTCACTAAAGTAGAGAAGCGCTTCGATACCACTGCGATGCAGGatgtctgtttttgttttgttatttgccACGGATTTGCTAGTAATGAAGGTAGACAGAGCGAACATCTCCTGACAGATGATAGAAGCGTCTGGGGATAGTAAACAAAACGCgccaagcaacaacaacaggaaaACATAACTGGTAACactaaaacaacagcaacccaaGGATACTACGTACGTGCCTTCTCTCTTTGGACTAATTATACTTTAACTTACTTCCCTGCGCTGTGTTGGGGCGGGCGTGTGTTTGCTGCGTACGCGCACGAACCCAACTTTTTCTAGTCCCTTTTgcggaaaaaagggggaagatGATTGTGCATTAGGATGGATTTCATACGGGAAAAAGGCTCCATAGGGAGAAGAACAaatcaaaggaaaaaaaggaagaaaacacaaacaaaagtgcGAATCTTGCTCTGTAACACAGGTTAaatttaaacgttttttttgcaatatttagtTTAAGAATCGATTTCTCGATATTATAGCGTCGCTGGAAGCGCGAGCGataggaaaaaatgaaatggacaggggaggggggggaacCGGTGGCCCAAAAAGGGCAAAAGTAGAGGTCGACTCTGCGCCTTTCGCCGCCGGTCCCGGACGTGCCAACCGGTGTTGTACATAGTTTCGTTGCGTTTAATCGTTTTTGCTTAGTAATTTATGAGCTCCCCGGGCCGGGATTATTTTAAACTGGCGGGTGGCAAATGGATATTAGTCGAGttggacgtgtgtgtgtgcgcaccgCCACTGTTGAACCGTTTTTTACTCGTCGCCTGTAAAGATTTCAATCTATTCTATTCTTGCCAAAATGAACGATGACGGTGGTAGTAGCTGGGTAAGGCTTCGTacgtgcgttttttgtttgtgttttaaccATTAAATGCCATTGCTGTTACGTATATACGCTACAAACAACATAGATATACACCACACTAAacgtttaaaaatatttatctactatattttttatatttttaaaaacaaaaagaaaaggaccTGTCACGACACACAAGTGGCGCTGTGATCGAGAAAGCGGTAGGGAACGAGGGAGTTTCGTTCGTTGCGTTTCTTCGTTTCTTCGTTTCGTCTCTCCTGTATTTACGCCACGCGGAACAGaagcaagaaagagagaaagagagagagacgattAGAATTTACATTtgaatataatatatatatatatatgtatacgGTTATTTATCATTCCCGTTCACGCGTTACgaccacacaaaacacattagCGAGGAAGCGTGCTCCTAGCACATGGCGCGACCAGGAGAGAGAAtgcagatagagagagagagaaagataaagaaaTCATTGGTGTCTAGAAGATGGAAAGGCAAAATGTagcgttttattttgttaaatattaatcGAACGTTTAATAACACTAGCAAGAAGACGCTTATAGTCAGTGAAAATGTGATTGGAACTGCATTAACATCACAACCTTTATACGAACCTTGGGgaggtagggggggggggcagaggGCGTGACAAAACAGCGCCTCAGTTGGATACTTTTTTAAGAAGTACTCTTTAGTTAGCAATGACGTTAACATCACAACTGTATTGCgtatatgtgtttgtgtcagTGTACGCCTAAGTGTAGTGTCGGTTGTGGCATCCAATGCCGCCATGTTGGCGCTTTACCATTGCCGAGCAGTTCAGGCGCAGGATTTTTACATCACgcaggggagggggggggggggaggcctGAGGAAGAGCGTTGCCCGGGCGATTGTTTAATTGTAATAGTAGTAATTGTTGTGGCCGTAACACAATCGCAATGCTATCGCAACTGTGCGCTGTGtcagaaaaaaagcaataggACCAAcctccctcccccttccccacGCCCTGGTTCCTCCAAAAACCTGGAGCTCCCTGGTAAGCAGGACGGTGAAgaagtataaaaaataaaaggagGAACTATTGCAGAAATACTTACCAATCAAACTAAACAGATAAGCACGCGATCCGGCGCGGATTGCGCGGACTACTATGggtttcgagcagttttcgagcagtttgaTAGTACACGGATACATCACACACAATCAGCATTCGTGtctaaacaaaaagaaatcatATTTAACTAACCAATCGACCAGAAGTTTAACTAACTAACGGACGAAGGCTCCATTGCCCGACGAATGGCCGATGGGTCGGGCAAACTAAAGCGTCGTTTTTAAATGTGCTACCGGCGCGCTGTTTAAACCGTTCATCCGGCACCGGTTTGACTTTTACAGAATATCAGATTTCAGCAGCAGGCAGCGCAGCAGCTAGTAGAAACGGGATGGAGTTGGACGGTACAGTAAGATACATACATTGGACTCAAAATATTGTTATCTCTTTACAACCAAAAGGGTacaaacaaacccacacaGACGCTGACACGCATAAACACACGCCGATTAGGAGCAGTTACTgcagaaaaatattaaatgtgATCGAGTATTAATGGAAACTGTACCGGTGTTGGTTTCagtttgtttgcgtgtgtttgtgtctgtgtgtgtgtttgtgtgcagaaGATGGGTTAGAAACGAAAGAATGAGAACGAGAGATGCGACAGACAGGTTACAAAAGGgtcctatttaaaacaaaccacTACTAAAGCATCGCTAAAGTAACTCGTAAGCTACGTGgtaaaagaaaatgcaaaGTCAAAAACTGCAGAAACTAAATATATCCACAACGACTAACCTGGTGGCGGattattgcgttttttttttctttctttcttaaaCATCCCTGATTCTAGTGTAGGAATTAAAAAGATGTATAGTTATGTACTCTTTCCACTTATTCCATCACCTGAGAACGGCTATGCAGATCAGCCTCCTCCCGACTTTTCCGACTCGTCAGATGATACCATCGTTGCCTTGTAGACGACATCATAGACCCTTCTGACTCTTCAAAAGATGACATCCATCGCAAGAAGGCGACTTCagcaaattatttttacatgGACACTGACTGAGTTTAATTACCTCCGAAGTAGAGTTCATCGCAGCAGCTCATGTTTGGTTGAGATAAACAATATTGTCATGAAGTGATGACCATGAGATATCCATTATGGCGTTCTCTGCGACATCAAGCTAGCTGACGCATCTTTAGTCATGACTGAAAGGCAAAATAACTCCTCGTTTGTTCACTGAATCCGGTTTTGGTTATCAGAGAGACAAGCAACACATCAACATCATGTTAAATAATCCAAACAAGAAACTGAATCCCAGCTGGAATGTATGGTATTTGAGAGACCCAAAATGTTCAACATCTTCCACAAGACTCCGATGAATATATTAGATTCTTTTTGGAGTTATAGGATGGAAGTTTTTTGCAAGATCTCGACTCCCCGAGATGTCGGTATCATTCAGAATAGGTTTCTATGCTCTTTGTATtgaggtttattttttgtcacAAGCACACAAGTTACAAGTGGCTCCAAATTAAACCTCTTGTACATGTCCATTTTTTCCGGATTTTAAACTGGATAACAAAAAAGAGGTACCAAAATTACAGACTTGCATAGGTTCGAATATTATTCCTATTATCAGAAGTGGATGTATCGATATCCACCAAACTTGTTTCTGTGATCTTGGTTTCCTTGAATCTTTTAGGTTGTTTCCAATAAATTTGAGTACTATTGACGATGTGTGTAGGAATTTACCACCAGTTGAATAGTGTCATCGTACGAAAAATCGCTAAAATCGTTTCCATTTATTTTATGCATACAGTAGTACAATCAGTGACGTCATCATACGTTCAATTTATTATGCTGTCAAAGTTTATTAAAGCATCCTTTCGACTCTTTGTGGCGCCCTGAGCGCAAACAAATCCGCTCATCCTACAGACTAGTGAATAATAGGAGcttcctctttttctctctctctctctctctctctctctctctctctctctctttctggcCCTGTGGGGAAATTTCCGCGACTGTCCATGTCGAACGTTGTTCTACTGTGACTTCTAGCGTGATGGTCCAGTGTGGTTCGTTTGGGTGTCTTTCTGTTGTGTTGCGAAACGTGAATAGTACCTAGCAAAAGAAGTATACCAAACACTCTGTTGAGCACCCAACGTTGAAGCGACTTCCTTTTCGCACTTTCGCAGAATGTGTCCTCCTACGCAGCTCGCTCAACCGGCTGCACTCCTTTTTGTAATGGATAGtctggtgccgtgaccaggatttaCGTACATGTGGGCTATGTGTGGCTAATGCTTGGTGATTTGCTGTGACATCCAATGTGTGTCTGTTAGGTGTAAAAATGTGTCAGTTAGAAGGCCTTTTTGGCCGGTTCGGGGAACGCCTCGCGGGCCGGTATGAAGCTCAGCATCATGATGTGCCGGGCGTACGCCTTGGTCGTGCGGAACAGTGCGTCCGTACCGTGGAGCCGATCCAGCACGCCCAGCACACCGAAACACTGGTTAAACCTGGGTAAAATTAAAAGCCACCAATCAATCATAAGCTCGACATGTCCCCCAATCACCCCCGCAGTCTTACTTGAGATGGTGAAAGTCGTGCGCTTCCGGGCTGGGAAAGAACGGCAGATGGTAGCCGGAGTGAGCGTTCAGCGTGGACAGTATCACGAGCGTAAACCACAGCCAGGCGACCGCCACGTGGCTGCCGAGCATGAAGATCCCCAAAAACGGTGGCACCAGATTGCTGAACACGTGCTCGACCGGATGGCAGTAGATGGCGGTGATCGCGATCGGCGCCGTCCACTCGTGGTGCTGCTTGTGGATGTATCGGTAGATGCGCCGGCTGTGCAGCAGCCGGTGCGCGTAGTAAAACCCAATCTCCTCGATGAAGATGCAGAACGACAGCTCCGCCAGCACCCAGTGAAAGGTGGGCAGCTCGCGCAGATCGTTCAGGCCGCGGAACCGCATCGCCTGGTACATGCAGTACGCCATCGGCACCCCGACGACCGTCTGGTTCAGCAGCACCGTCGCGATCACTTTCGCGAGCCGGCGCCGATCGACCGGCTCGTTCGTGCCCGGCTGCATCTTGTACCGGCGGATGATGGCGGGCCGGCAGGTCACGTCGAACAGGGTGTAGATGCCCCCGAACACCCAGTATACAGCCATCGTGAAGATGGTCGTGCTGGCCACCCAGAGGTGGGCCGGATCTTCGCCGGTGAAGTCGATGAATCGGTCCCACTGCGACTGCCAGAAGTCACCGGAGGCGCCCCAGAACCGCTGCAGATGCCTGCAAACAGATGCACACAGTGTAAGGGAGggactcgttttttttttatggggCGCGCACTGCGCCGCCACCACCCACCAGGTCAGTGTGTTGCGGAAAGCGGCGAACCCGACGAGAAAGAAGCTCACGATCACGAGAAAGCTGTACAGGGAGGAAAGGAGGCGCGGGTTTTGCGGCTCAAGCGTGGTCGCCGGACTGGCCGGGCCCTGGCCGGGTGTGCTCCTTCCCTCTTGCACGTTCGGCGCGCTCTCGGCACCGTCCGGTGGGACGACATGAGGCTGCAGTTCGTCAGCACGCGACGAACCACAGTCGTCGGCCGGCAATGGGCTACTGGAACTGCTCTCCATCTGGGAGAGTTGGAAGGAAGAGAAACGGTTAGATAGCGGGGAGAGACAAGCACTTGCACGTGGCACTCAGGTTGTTTGTATACACCGCGTGtcacaacacatacacacatgcactgtCCCGCGCATAAAAAGGGCTTGGAAGAAAGGATGccaaaaaatcaattcattgatttttcatccagacctccccctcccccttggGTGGACAGGTGTCTGTGTGGTTAGGTGACCCCGTTCTACCCCGTTTCCCGTGCATTTGTCTGGTCCTGATGCGGGGTCCATTTTAATGAcgcatttatttttaatacgcaccaagcagcagccacagctaGCGCGGCCGTGTCGGTTTCGTTGCGattacataaatcaattatgCCCCGAAGGTCAAGGGTAGTGCGTGTATtgtacaacacaaaaacatccCCCTCTTTCCACCTCAAGAACCGCCCGTTGCTCCCACTAATTAGTAAGACGAGGGGCTTGGGATGATAGCAACACGCGCGCTTTCTCCCGCTCTCCGTTCCGTTGGGTTCCGTTTTGGACGGCAAATGCGCGTCGCTTTCAGTTATGCAACGGCAATGCTTTGGAGTGTCTGTTTTGATTGTTCTTGAACAGGGCTTGAACTCCAGGACCAGGCACACATCGCACGCGTTTAATTCGTTTTGAATAGGACACTTGCAAAACACCAGCTGGTAGCTCTGTTCGAAGACGTTAGGTCCCTTTAGGATCCCGACCAGACAACTTGAGATCTTCCCAACAAACGGCGTGTTGATAGTAGCGCTGCACTTTCTTTCTTGCTGAAGTTTGGGTCCAAAATCTGCGTGTGGTTAGTGAACGAAATAGTTACCTTGCAGTACAATGTTGTCAATGTTGCTGCACAGCTGATGTGTGAGTACACCAGACACCAGATGCGAACTAATGTCGCGCTAGCGACGGGCTGTAAGGATATTCGACGCAATTTGCCCGTACCACATCGCACCCGACagcgagaaagagcgagagacacatacacacacacacacatatccacAGATGCATACGTTTGTGCTTTCCACCTCTCTGTTGCGATTGACCGTTTTGCCGTTTGGTGGTTGTGTGGTGTGCCGGAACATTGGACAAACAAAGCGCGCGCCCCAAAACCCGACCGTCCGAACCGCGCCACAACACAGACGAAGCTTTTCCGACggcagagagagtgagagtttGTGAGAGACATTGGGTGGGAAATTTGAGAAATGTTTTGCCGAGAGCGAGCTACAGAGGAAAAAGCGTGGAAAGGCTGGTGAGCATTTGTGGTTTCGGGACTTCAAAACAAATGTCGCGCTCGAATGTGTAAACAAAGCCTATGGTACATCTGGGAATATCTCTTCTTCTAGATAAATTTGGATAAATTCATTCTCCCTTTACAAGATGATCCTGTATAGAACCTAAAACCCTGCATCCTTTCACAATCTCTGTTGGTTCTCTGGCTATGGTTCTCCCCTTTCTTTTGACGACAATTTTCCCTCCCTCAGGGAAGAGCAACCGTTTGGAGCTGGGGAGTTCAAGATGTCCAGGATCTTATCatgatttcgattttttttgttaatttgaatTGTCTAGACTTGATTACACAGTCTACTTTCAATAGGCTATAATTCGATATTCAAAAGCTGGGACTGTTTGTAATAATCCTCTCATCTAATTAATAACTATTTCTGAGTCTACATTAATTCCTACTTGTCATGCATCATCTGCAGTTCGTATTACTAGTGGAAGTCTATTAAATCAACCGTAAAGTATACTACTCTACTAAAGAACCTCTTCTGACAGATTAACGAAACAAAGATCAAGTTGATAATGGGCATCCTTAACAACAAGTTTCACTCTACATACGTACCATGCATCGGGGAGTGGACTGCGTAGATGTTCAAACTTCATCTCAGGAAagccttcttcttctatttggcgtgacatcctacgcggacatgcctggcctatacaggctaTCGAaactaggcttgaacccatgatggacGCATTATTGAGTCATTCGCGTTGACGACTGTGCCTCAGCCATAAGCTCCAATTAACAACAGGAACATCGATTTATTCGCAAGGCTGTTGCATCATGTATGCTGCATGTTTATTCTGCCAATATCTTTCTCCAGACGAAATGCATATACCTATTGATATGAGTAAGTGGCAGTCTAGTTCCTGTAATTGATTCAGTCCGTGACCTTGATTCATTTGTTAGGATTTGTTATAAGTGTATACTAGGGATATCAGAAACCCTTTCATCGTACAGACTCCTGGTCTGTGCTATCGTTTGTCATATTTTAGAGGTTGTGCATGCATTGGATGGTCCTTTGAGTAACTTCAATAGGATAGATGGATGGAGGAAATATGATTTTGCGTTTCCTCCGATGATCCAGATCCATAAAACTTGCAGCTCCTTGCAGAGTACTTTAGCACAGATCACGGTAGACCATACTTCTTTGTTTCTCACAACTCAATGTCCAGCGAACGGTTCGCTTGCCTCCTCCCACCGACAACCGACACAAACGCCGAGTGCATTCGCGCGCGTCCTCTACCGAATGCACTTTTGCACTCTCCCCCAATTCCCggcactctctctttctctttctatatCTCTCACGggtttccctctctttctctcgcgcgTCGTTGTATGTCTCACACTGTTATACAATTCCGCAAAAAACGCCAGCGCTCTTTGTTGCTTCGACGTAAAACGACCAGGCAGGAGAGTCCAATTAGCGTTGCATGCGCTGCGTAGAAATGCAACAGACAACAAAGCGTTG
The Anopheles arabiensis isolate DONGOLA chromosome X, AaraD3, whole genome shotgun sequence DNA segment above includes these coding regions:
- the LOC120905622 gene encoding adenylate cyclase type 9 isoform X2; its protein translation is MPPVLTESQKGSVEDIQISLAPYIQSYLSQTGRRHSCCSVMLPVAFERAAPRSWCDPRFDSPVLEGQYQASVFPQLRLKFRFALFYILLCSLVWLLYFLFDGGPTSFTLLTVSIGLIFLFALAGLWVTRTDLYRAHTHLLSSCCAVLLCLFSLCLLLLTREALSPLGHFSICIEIVMLIYTIIPLPLWLCCTITMAYSVCFEVLSFLHQTHYDYNSRPGDHPTVSPLAAGITTAARLLAEEVAVAGSDQRQQQHHQHHHHHQTGDSFVYKIVLIRVLIQLCVHLIGIQILIMTVVRMRGTFMKVGQNLLVRRQLEMEKQLKEKMIHSMMPPKVADLLLKESGSVPKGTSFDQYPAPGGRRTTPSDLKSLFRPFHMNRMENVSILFADIVGFTRMSSTKTAEQLVEILNDLFERFDDLCLVNGCEKISTLGDCYYCVSGCPEPRPDHAICCVEMGLGMIESIRVFDAQRNEGIKMRVGVHTGTVLCGIVGTKRVKFDVWSNDVTLANRMESSGKPDQVHVSEETCGFLGDSYIIEEGEEVDGHRTYFVLGKRLDLVGSITEGLSSIGLPVDLNLLGASSPSPLDELRDYATSEEHPESSCLSRSATNLSSIQPAVPPASPAGPVFFSSLHASPVSTPRPRIASLTKMTKFLRSAVSKGDGGGRLLNAGRTPPAPPPVVEKPKIIISTKSISNGFDSDDDDDDGGDGGGCNEDDELVRMGGGAGRGRARSPASPRQSMTQEAPPPTTLAMLNERRKQEGGGEAGAAQRKPPGRVLKVGAPEPDCGRICDSSKSCDDDVPCIERMGSSSSNSASNNQNITNGCYQHVPIVIVTPRPSCHTLDVANGGTAPPASSAPTASSSCSAGRSRDCGKGPTVGENPHASQGSVFDEIIDVRSYISQSRSDISPFARTGSYRSQADRSSIIHEIALSAGAPGGSNSGTFGRPRSSTITTTHHHTCSEAHQHVRHGSVVVCPSSSRLLGADGASLSPSATSRKDSGIRSNSRRSSIQHQLMLMSQTVALSVHRVSGYFTSSQSSLSGAIVTSAAGVPPAHKPNGSMRPGAIGTAANSGGAAAAAPGSRCCMGLKEPHPDPLAACLQQLRKQSDLQLIRCVRDNARSQRSYLVKPPLLPISLRFKSRPMEQEFRSKAHRFGSEGGDLLEGGSPPTLATPKYNTYIDMLVSFVVYLATSTSLFLLSPSVYLESYKVWVCIFVFFSTVQLFALFICTKQVCRRTRKPTVRRSRPVATRSCYDCLLQLASAWYPWHICGGILMSLPVISILSNFAMMDVTKFRVFEFHYGFLMYICIVHFCNFTQLNWWMRNAMACITSAAFVGIAVGHMVELQALEVATAAAAAAATLGANGTALLAAGGGDGGNEMLHRAQFDWFNNYRVEIYVDLLLLLVLVWFLNREFEIGYRLSFHGSAVANQDKIRVQNMKNQADMLLHNIIPKHVAEQLKNTAKYSENHHNIGIIFASIVNFNEMYDESYLGGKEYLRVLNELIGDFDELLARPEFRCVEKIKTIGSTFMAASGLDPSSRGETYEHLYTLLDFALAMQQVVESFNRDLLEFNLIMRVGYNFGDVTAGVIGTSKLYYDIWGDAVNVASRMDSTGVAGRVQVGADCIPVLGERYDFEPRGKVYVKGKDHMEVYLLVGKKPDLLGPPELDIDPV
- the LOC120905622 gene encoding adenylate cyclase type 9 isoform X1, with product MSDTASNYRTSTSFTTMPPVLTESQKGSVEDIQISLAPYIQSYLSQTGRRHSCCSVMLPVAFERAAPRSWCDPRFDSPVLEGQYQASVFPQLRLKFRFALFYILLCSLVWLLYFLFDGGPTSFTLLTVSIGLIFLFALAGLWVTRTDLYRAHTHLLSSCCAVLLCLFSLCLLLLTREALSPLGHFSICIEIVMLIYTIIPLPLWLCCTITMAYSVCFEVLSFLHQTHYDYNSRPGDHPTVSPLAAGITTAARLLAEEVAVAGSDQRQQQHHQHHHHHQTGDSFVYKIVLIRVLIQLCVHLIGIQILIMTVVRMRGTFMKVGQNLLVRRQLEMEKQLKEKMIHSMMPPKVADLLLKESGSVPKGTSFDQYPAPGGRRTTPSDLKSLFRPFHMNRMENVSILFADIVGFTRMSSTKTAEQLVEILNDLFERFDDLCLVNGCEKISTLGDCYYCVSGCPEPRPDHAICCVEMGLGMIESIRVFDAQRNEGIKMRVGVHTGTVLCGIVGTKRVKFDVWSNDVTLANRMESSGKPDQVHVSEETCGFLGDSYIIEEGEEVDGHRTYFVLGKRLDLVGSITEGLSSIGLPVDLNLLGASSPSPLDELRDYATSEEHPESSCLSRSATNLSSIQPAVPPASPAGPVFFSSLHASPVSTPRPRIASLTKMTKFLRSAVSKGDGGGRLLNAGRTPPAPPPVVEKPKIIISTKSISNGFDSDDDDDDGGDGGGCNEDDELVRMGGGAGRGRARSPASPRQSMTQEAPPPTTLAMLNERRKQEGGGEAGAAQRKPPGRVLKVGAPEPDCGRICDSSKSCDDDVPCIERMGSSSSNSASNNQNITNGCYQHVPIVIVTPRPSCHTLDVANGGTAPPASSAPTASSSCSAGRSRDCGKGPTVGENPHASQGSVFDEIIDVRSYISQSRSDISPFARTGSYRSQADRSSIIHEIALSAGAPGGSNSGTFGRPRSSTITTTHHHTCSEAHQHVRHGSVVVCPSSSRLLGADGASLSPSATSRKDSGIRSNSRRSSIQHQLMLMSQTVALSVHRVSGYFTSSQSSLSGAIVTSAAGVPPAHKPNGSMRPGAIGTAANSGGAAAAAPGSRCCMGLKEPHPDPLAACLQQLRKQSDLQLIRCVRDNARSQRSYLVKPPLLPISLRFKSRPMEQEFRSKAHRFGSEGGDLLEGGSPPTLATPKYNTYIDMLVSFVVYLATSTSLFLLSPSVYLESYKVWVCIFVFFSTVQLFALFICTKQVCRRTRKPTVRRSRPVATRSCYDCLLQLASAWYPWHICGGILMSLPVISILSNFAMMDVTKFRVFEFHYGFLMYICIVHFCNFTQLNWWMRNAMACITSAAFVGIAVGHMVELQALEVATAAAAAAATLGANGTALLAAGGGDGGNEMLHRAQFDWFNNYRVEIYVDLLLLLVLVWFLNREFEIGYRLSFHGSAVANQDKIRVQNMKNQADMLLHNIIPKHVAEQLKNTAKYSENHHNIGIIFASIVNFNEMYDESYLGGKEYLRVLNELIGDFDELLARPEFRCVEKIKTIGSTFMAASGLDPSSRGETYEHLYTLLDFALAMQQVVESFNRDLLEFNLIMRVGYNFGDVTAGVIGTSKLYYDIWGDAVNVASRMDSTGVAGRVQVGADCIPVLGERYDFEPRGKVYVKGKDHMEVYLLVGKKPDLLGPPELDIDPV